From Vitis vinifera cultivar Pinot Noir 40024 chromosome 14, ASM3070453v1, a single genomic window includes:
- the LOC104881626 gene encoding protein SOB FIVE-LIKE 3 produces MEPKHFPGTEGCSSSESGWTMYIASPMHEGDSECSGNDDDNNIHITNFNYGDGKDEGSDDSMASDASSGPSHHEQACENGQDSHGMGMAPFQHDRGDNIKKYSSWEKGNKQEKKKGGESSSKKEKKDLVLRRNSASSHTHRGASK; encoded by the coding sequence ATGGAGCCCAAACATTTTCCAGGTACAGAAGGATGTAGCAGCAGCGAATCTGGGTGGACAATGTACATTGCCTCTCCCATGCATGAAGGAGATTCAGAATGCAGtggaaatgatgatgataacAACATTCACATCACCAACTTCAACTATGGTGACGGTAAGGATGAGGGCAGTGATGACTCAATGGCTTCCGATGCTTCATCTGGGCCAAGTCATCATGAACAAGCATGTGAGAATGGGCAAGATAGTCATGGTATGGGTATGGCTCCTTTCCAGCATGACAGGGGTGACAACATCAAGAAGTATTCTTCATGGGAGAAAGGAAACAaacaagagaagaagaaaggagggGAAAGCAGTtcaaaaaaggagaagaaagatTTGGTGCTCAGGAGAAATAGTGCCAGCAGTCACACTCATCGTGGGGCAAGTAAGTAA